The region ACAGTTTTCAAGTATGTTTGTGAATAGTTGTTTTCATGATCCAATAATTCATTTTGCCATCTTCTGATTGTGGATGCTTCAATCTTATTGATTGGCATCCCTTTGAAGTATGGTAAAAGCTTTGTATTGATCAGGAATTCCTTCCCTGAATAGGTGGTTGGTTTCAACCTGGACTTGCAATCTTCCATGTATATAGTGACAAGGCTTTCAAAAGTCATATCAGGTGATGCTTGTGACTTTTCCAAGAATTCACGTTCAAAGGCTTTTGCTTCACGTTGTGTCTTGAAGCCACGCTGCATCTTTTTCTTCTTATTTCCCATCCAATCAGTGTAATAGAAAGAACAGTACCATGTACCACGTTCTTCATCCTTGTATGCTGGCATTATATCATTCCTTTCTTGTTTCAATTTTGGGTATAAAAAATACACCCATTGCAGTTCAGGTGCTTGAATGATATAATATGATTGATATGATCGGTATTATATCGGGCATCTGAACCGAATAGTATCTATTTGAAAGATCCTTGGTGTTGGTAGCACCAGGGTTCTTTTTTTGTTTATTTGGTTAAAAAATAACTCTTTATTGAGTTCACAATATATCTTTCTTTGTAATCTTCACCATCTTTCATAATCTTATCTATCAAGTTAATAAGATCTTGCTTCTGCATTGAATCCACAGTACCATTCTCATCACTATTTATCAAATAAAAATCATTTTCACTATCCAAATCTTCTTCTATAGAAAATCCTGCAACGGATAACCATTCACACAATTGAAAAAATTTATATTCAGAATCTTCCAAGCCATATATTTCATCAATTGGTATTTTGAAGATCTTGCAGATTTCAAATAACATTTCAATGTCAGGTGCATTTGTTCCATGTTCCCAATTTGAAACCCTGGATTGAGTAACACCTAACTTTTGAGCAAAGTCCTTTTGTGAAATATTCTGTTGCTTTCTATATTTGGTAATGTTTTTACCAATCACAGTTTTTATGACACTCAATGTTATCACCACCTTCTATAATAGAATACCACAAACATATATCAGAAATCAAGATAAAAATTTCAGATATTCTGATATTTTATGTTGACATTTAGAACAGATACCGTTAAAATATAAATATCAGATTAACTGAAATAAATATCAAACAAACTGAAAGAATGATGATGTTCATGAACGAAAAAATCAAGTCATATTTAGAAGAAAACGGTATTAAGCAATCATACTTACAAAAGAAACTTGGAATTTCCATGAGTTCAGTAAACGCATTACTCAACGGTAACAGGGGAATTTC is a window of Clostridiisalibacter paucivorans DSM 22131 DNA encoding:
- a CDS encoding Arm DNA-binding domain-containing protein, translating into MPAYKDEERGTWYCSFYYTDWMGNKKKKMQRGFKTQREAKAFEREFLEKSQASPDMTFESLVTIYMEDCKSRLKPTTYSGKEFLINTKLLPYFKGMPINKIEASTIRRWQNELLDHENNYSQTYLKTVVFVNRNFL
- a CDS encoding helix-turn-helix domain-containing protein — encoded protein: MSVIKTVIGKNITKYRKQQNISQKDFAQKLGVTQSRVSNWEHGTNAPDIEMLFEICKIFKIPIDEIYGLEDSEYKFFQLCEWLSVAGFSIEEDLDSENDFYLINSDENGTVDSMQKQDLINLIDKIMKDGEDYKERYIVNSIKSYFLTK
- a CDS encoding helix-turn-helix domain-containing protein; its protein translation is MNEKIKSYLEENGIKQSYLQKKLGISMSSVNALLNGNRGISAEEYFIICDALKVPLGFFKQNQEMVV